Proteins encoded within one genomic window of Microbacterium sp. zg-B185:
- a CDS encoding metalloregulator ArsR/SmtB family transcription factor, with amino-acid sequence MDALLTAIGDPHRRTLLDALSRGPATVTELAELVPIARPGVSRHLRILRESGLVGVRADAQRRIYELRTEPLIELDDWLAPYRAVWTQRMDALHTEVGRGKKEGKAS; translated from the coding sequence ATGGATGCACTGCTTACCGCGATCGGCGACCCGCACCGCAGGACGCTGCTCGATGCACTGAGCCGAGGCCCCGCCACTGTCACGGAACTCGCCGAACTCGTGCCCATCGCGCGGCCAGGTGTATCCCGGCACCTTCGAATCCTCCGCGAGTCGGGACTTGTCGGAGTTCGAGCGGATGCCCAACGAAGGATCTACGAGCTGCGCACCGAGCCACTCATCGAACTCGATGACTGGCTTGCGCCGTACCGCGCTGTCTGGACGCAGCGGATGGACGCACTGCACACCGAAGTCGGCAGAGGCAAGAAGGAAGGAAAGGCATCGTGA
- a CDS encoding SRPBCC domain-containing protein, with protein sequence MSEQKLLGELREENGSGVVRVEDVYATGIDDLWSAITEPDRLARWIAQVSGDLRVGGEFDATFTSGWVGTGRIEVCAAPTLLRVRTQQPGEQATVMEAQLGPAAGGTRLVIEERGLPLAEYAGHGAGWQAHVEDLHAHIAGTASMDWMQRWRELSPAYVALVSR encoded by the coding sequence ATGAGCGAACAGAAGCTGCTCGGAGAGCTGCGCGAGGAGAATGGTTCGGGAGTCGTCCGCGTCGAAGACGTCTACGCCACCGGCATCGATGACCTCTGGTCGGCAATCACCGAACCCGACCGCCTCGCGCGCTGGATCGCCCAGGTGAGCGGCGACCTGCGTGTCGGTGGAGAGTTCGACGCGACCTTCACCAGCGGCTGGGTCGGTACAGGCCGGATCGAAGTCTGCGCCGCCCCGACCCTCCTGCGGGTCCGGACGCAGCAACCCGGCGAGCAGGCGACGGTCATGGAGGCTCAGCTCGGCCCGGCCGCCGGCGGCACTCGGCTCGTCATCGAGGAAAGAGGGCTGCCGCTCGCCGAGTACGCCGGCCATGGGGCGGGATGGCAAGCGCACGTGGAAGACCTGCACGCTCATATCGCCGGGACCGCGTCGATGGACTGGATGCAGCGTTGGCGCGAACTGAGTCCCGCGTACGTCGCGTTGGTCAGCCGATGA
- a CDS encoding SDR family oxidoreductase — MTRDQYTFTNPAELYADFEPEQQSQPEPGLDAELEPKADLGETTYRGTGRLTGRKALITGADSGIGAATAIAFAREGADVAMSYLPEEEKDARRIASILQDAGANVLTLPGDLRDPDYCRSLVDRAVSGLGGLDILVNNGGKQVYNEDLTTLTDEQFDDTFKTNVYAMFWITKAALPHLAAGATIINTTSVQAYKPSEILVDYASTKATINTFTKALAQQLAPKGIRVNAIAPGPIWTPLQVTEGQPQSKIAEFGKQTPLGRAGQPAELPPAYVFLASAESSYVIGETLNVNGGTPTP; from the coding sequence ATGACACGCGACCAGTACACCTTCACCAATCCCGCCGAACTGTACGCCGACTTCGAGCCCGAGCAGCAGTCTCAGCCCGAGCCCGGCCTGGACGCGGAGCTGGAGCCGAAAGCCGATCTGGGCGAGACGACGTATCGCGGCACCGGCCGCCTGACCGGACGCAAAGCCCTGATCACCGGCGCCGACTCCGGGATCGGCGCCGCGACCGCGATCGCCTTCGCTCGGGAGGGCGCAGACGTGGCCATGTCCTACCTTCCGGAAGAGGAGAAGGACGCCCGACGAATAGCGTCCATCCTCCAGGACGCCGGGGCGAACGTGCTGACGCTGCCGGGCGATCTCCGCGACCCCGACTACTGCCGAAGCCTGGTCGACAGGGCCGTGAGCGGGCTCGGCGGCCTGGACATCCTGGTCAACAACGGCGGCAAGCAGGTCTACAACGAGGACCTCACGACGCTCACGGACGAGCAGTTCGACGACACCTTCAAGACCAACGTGTATGCGATGTTCTGGATCACCAAAGCCGCCTTGCCTCATCTGGCCGCCGGCGCCACGATCATCAACACGACCTCCGTTCAGGCCTACAAGCCGTCCGAGATCCTGGTCGACTACGCCTCGACCAAGGCGACCATCAACACGTTCACCAAGGCGCTCGCCCAGCAACTCGCGCCGAAAGGCATCCGGGTCAACGCCATCGCGCCGGGGCCGATCTGGACCCCCCTGCAGGTGACCGAAGGCCAGCCGCAGTCCAAGATCGCCGAGTTCGGCAAGCAGACGCCCCTCGGTCGAGCCGGCCAGCCGGCCGAACTCCCGCCCGCATACGTCTTCCTGGCATCTGCGGAGTCCAGCTACGTGATCGGCGAGACGCTGAACGTGAACGGCGGCACTCCGACGCCCTGA
- a CDS encoding thiamine pyrophosphate-requiring protein, with amino-acid sequence MSNVIVDRLREWGVSRVYGYSGDGINGVLEAIRQSGGQVQFVQARHEENAAFMAVGEAKYAGGVGVVVSTQGPGAVHLLNGLYDAKLDRVPVVALIGQQHRSVLGSGYMQEIDLRTLFSDVAAQYTVEVSSAEQVPMVIDRAFRAALGSRSPAVVILPHDVQSEPAPERPHEHGIVPSEVTFDEPRVRAAADRVAAAADLLSSAQRPAFLIGQGAGGAVEEVQALAEHLGAAVVSSLLGKPFVDERLPFAAGTMGHLGTTASAQVFAECDALLIVGSNDPWTEFYPAPGQARTVQIDIDPRMIGNRSPVDVGLVGDAASTLRALREATPAVSNGTAWTDRVHEVVRRWRAISAERAAVEADPLNPEAVMRALNDHLPDNARVAVDVGSVVYWYARQLVLPRGVPAHVSGTLASMGCGIPYGIAAKLTAPDRPVLVLSGDGGMQMSGLAELVTVSSRWREWADPRFVIAVFDNGDLAEVSWEQREMEGAPRFDASQDLPSVPYDEYARLLGLAGERVSSRDDVDDAWRRAWAADRPCVLSIRSDPATPMLPPLAAASEKLDQMRSSLRAEEDLGGRHAARARLLLERYIEIEKLGGGTEIPDHT; translated from the coding sequence GTGTCGAATGTGATCGTCGATCGCCTGCGCGAGTGGGGTGTGTCGCGGGTGTACGGCTACAGCGGTGACGGCATCAACGGCGTGCTGGAGGCCATCCGGCAGTCCGGCGGCCAGGTCCAGTTCGTCCAAGCGCGGCACGAGGAGAACGCGGCCTTCATGGCTGTCGGCGAGGCAAAGTATGCCGGTGGGGTCGGCGTGGTCGTCTCGACTCAGGGTCCGGGCGCGGTGCATCTTCTGAATGGCCTCTACGACGCCAAACTCGACCGGGTGCCGGTGGTCGCGCTCATCGGGCAGCAGCACCGCAGCGTCCTGGGATCCGGCTACATGCAGGAAATCGACCTGCGCACACTTTTCTCCGATGTCGCGGCGCAATACACCGTGGAGGTTTCCAGCGCCGAACAGGTGCCCATGGTCATCGACCGGGCGTTCCGCGCGGCGCTCGGATCGCGCTCACCGGCCGTGGTCATCCTCCCTCACGACGTGCAGTCCGAGCCCGCCCCCGAACGTCCTCACGAACACGGCATCGTGCCGAGTGAGGTGACTTTCGACGAGCCCCGCGTTCGCGCGGCCGCTGACCGCGTCGCCGCCGCCGCCGATCTGCTCTCGTCCGCGCAGCGCCCGGCGTTCCTCATCGGTCAGGGCGCCGGCGGCGCGGTCGAGGAGGTCCAGGCGCTGGCCGAGCACCTCGGCGCGGCCGTCGTCTCGAGTCTGCTCGGCAAGCCGTTCGTCGACGAGCGACTGCCTTTCGCTGCGGGAACCATGGGACATCTGGGGACGACCGCGAGCGCGCAGGTCTTCGCCGAGTGCGACGCGTTGCTCATCGTGGGGTCCAATGACCCGTGGACGGAGTTCTACCCGGCGCCCGGGCAGGCCAGAACCGTGCAGATCGACATCGATCCGCGGATGATCGGCAATCGCAGTCCCGTGGATGTCGGGTTGGTGGGAGACGCCGCGTCCACCCTTCGTGCGCTTCGCGAAGCGACTCCGGCGGTGTCGAATGGGACAGCCTGGACCGACCGCGTGCACGAGGTCGTTCGCAGATGGCGGGCGATCAGCGCCGAACGGGCGGCCGTGGAGGCGGACCCGCTCAATCCTGAAGCGGTCATGCGTGCGCTGAACGACCATCTGCCTGACAACGCCCGCGTCGCCGTGGATGTCGGAAGCGTCGTCTACTGGTACGCCCGGCAACTCGTGCTCCCGCGGGGAGTGCCCGCGCACGTCTCCGGAACGCTTGCCAGCATGGGCTGCGGCATCCCCTATGGGATCGCGGCGAAGCTCACGGCGCCCGACCGGCCGGTGCTGGTCCTCTCCGGGGACGGCGGCATGCAGATGAGCGGTTTGGCAGAGCTGGTCACGGTCTCCTCACGCTGGCGGGAGTGGGCCGATCCCCGGTTCGTCATCGCCGTGTTCGACAACGGCGACCTCGCCGAGGTGAGCTGGGAGCAGCGCGAGATGGAGGGCGCGCCGCGATTCGACGCCAGCCAGGATCTCCCGTCGGTGCCGTACGACGAATACGCTCGTCTGCTCGGGCTGGCCGGTGAGCGGGTATCCAGCCGAGACGATGTGGATGACGCATGGAGACGCGCGTGGGCTGCCGACCGCCCGTGCGTGCTGTCGATTCGCAGCGATCCCGCCACTCCGATGCTGCCCCCACTGGCGGCAGCATCGGAGAAGCTCGACCAGATGCGGTCATCACTCCGCGCCGAGGAGGACCTGGGTGGACGTCACGCTGCCCGGGCGCGTCTTCTGTTGGAGAGGTACATCGAGATCGAGAAGCTCGGCGGCGGCACCGAGATCCCAGACCACACCTAG
- a CDS encoding SOS response-associated peptidase gives MCGRFAMNKETNELIEEFVADGGDFRDWRPSYSLAPTNPILMVRERVDEDSGEVRRTIDEAVWDFHPAFMKDSKRPNFNARIETVTTNGLWKGAFASSRALIPMIGYYEWTGEPGRKQAHFLHPTRGDLLAAAGIYTARKVEDVWEVSAAIITRPARDASGEIHDRMPVFLEPDVWSDYLDPGKLDDAGRQRMVELLTAESEKVAATIDQYEVDRKVNNTRTVDPQDPTLIQPI, from the coding sequence ATGTGCGGGCGATTTGCGATGAACAAGGAGACCAACGAGCTGATCGAGGAGTTCGTCGCCGATGGCGGCGACTTCCGCGACTGGCGGCCGAGCTACTCCCTCGCGCCGACCAATCCCATCCTGATGGTGCGCGAACGCGTCGACGAGGACAGCGGCGAAGTGCGGCGGACGATCGACGAGGCCGTGTGGGACTTCCACCCCGCCTTCATGAAGGACTCCAAGCGCCCGAACTTCAACGCCCGCATCGAAACGGTCACCACCAATGGCCTGTGGAAGGGTGCGTTCGCCTCGTCGCGCGCGTTGATCCCGATGATCGGCTATTACGAGTGGACCGGCGAACCCGGCCGCAAGCAGGCGCACTTCCTCCATCCCACGCGCGGCGATCTGCTCGCCGCCGCGGGCATCTACACGGCTCGCAAGGTCGAGGACGTGTGGGAGGTGTCAGCGGCGATCATCACCCGCCCGGCGCGGGACGCATCCGGGGAGATCCACGACCGCATGCCGGTCTTCCTCGAGCCGGACGTGTGGAGCGACTACCTGGACCCCGGCAAGCTCGACGACGCCGGCAGGCAGCGGATGGTCGAGCTGCTCACCGCGGAGTCGGAGAAGGTCGCGGCCACGATCGACCAGTACGAGGTGGACCGGAAGGTCAACAACACCCGCACCGTCGATCCGCAGGATCCGACCCTCATTCAGCCGATCTGA
- a CDS encoding TetR/AcrR family transcriptional regulator: MPKISARTVAEHRAAQRAALLRAGEAVLVESGLSGVTPRSVCERAGLARSSFYDYFATKDDLVVSIAIDAIERWDAEIEQQLAGVEPGLPELRRFIDATMAMTADGRHAIAGALREADLSPSSREDLMVLHAALLRPVVRVLRDLGVPRSESTTMLVQGVLGAGIQLVTHGMDPGAVAADVYRLVTDGLV; encoded by the coding sequence ATGCCCAAGATCTCTGCGCGGACCGTGGCCGAGCATCGCGCCGCGCAACGCGCAGCGCTTCTGCGAGCGGGCGAGGCTGTGCTTGTCGAGTCCGGCCTCTCCGGGGTCACGCCGCGCAGCGTGTGCGAGCGCGCGGGGCTTGCCCGATCGAGCTTCTACGACTACTTCGCGACGAAGGACGACCTCGTCGTGTCGATCGCGATCGACGCGATCGAGCGGTGGGATGCCGAGATCGAACAGCAACTGGCCGGGGTCGAGCCAGGTCTGCCCGAGCTGCGGCGGTTCATCGACGCCACCATGGCGATGACCGCTGACGGAAGGCACGCGATCGCGGGAGCCCTGCGCGAAGCCGACCTCAGCCCGAGCAGCCGAGAAGACCTCATGGTGCTGCACGCAGCACTGCTGCGGCCCGTCGTCAGGGTACTGCGGGACCTCGGCGTACCCCGCAGCGAATCGACCACGATGCTGGTCCAGGGCGTGCTCGGCGCCGGCATCCAGCTCGTCACCCACGGTATGGATCCGGGCGCGGTCGCCGCCGACGTCTATCGCCTCGTGACCGACGGTCTGGTCTGA